Proteins from one Coleofasciculus chthonoplastes PCC 7420 genomic window:
- a CDS encoding Uma2 family endonuclease, translating to MTAYTIDFNPVIQLTDDQFYQLCRANPDLKFERNSHGELIIMPPTGGETGNQNFELVIDFGIWNRQTRLGVGFDSSTCFKLPNGANRSPDLAWVRQERWDALSPEQRTKFPPICPDFVVELMSPSDTLKATQDKMKEYIENGTRLGWLIAPEQRRVEIYRPQQAVEILEAPDTLSGEEVLPGFTLDLRSLW from the coding sequence ATGACGGCGTATACGATAGATTTTAACCCAGTTATTCAGCTTACCGACGACCAATTTTATCAATTATGTCGGGCTAATCCTGATCTGAAATTTGAACGCAATTCCCACGGAGAATTGATTATTATGCCCCCCACTGGCGGAGAAACCGGGAATCAAAACTTTGAACTTGTCATTGATTTCGGGATATGGAATCGCCAAACTCGATTAGGGGTTGGCTTTGACTCCTCTACCTGTTTTAAACTTCCCAATGGCGCTAATCGTTCTCCTGATCTGGCTTGGGTTAGACAGGAACGGTGGGATGCTTTGTCTCCAGAACAACGAACAAAGTTTCCACCAATTTGCCCCGATTTTGTTGTGGAATTGATGTCTCCTTCCGATACGTTAAAAGCCACCCAAGATAAAATGAAGGAATATATCGAGAATGGCACCCGTTTGGGCTGGTTAATTGCGCCGGAACAGAGGCGAGTAGAAATTTATCGTCCCCAGCAAGCTGTTGAAATTTTAGAGGCTCCAGATACTCTTTCTGGAGAAGAGGTGTTACCAGGATTTACCCTGGATTTACGTTCTCTTTGGTGA
- a CDS encoding WD40 domain-containing protein has product MIETKQPEDVTNYNQSSLNALDRAIAFSQGEFSLVLVRCNYKRLQKRILHQLHERAQGRYQIQELVLPESVTTLYTTIQNYVDRNYREAGEAGEAGEAGGAEGAGEAGREEIKIRANPSFIDPPPALIILGLESVEALEDLLTSTNQVRDEFRKRLPFPLVLWVNDEVLHKLVRSAPDFSSWAATPIKFEIATDELLDLLQQKADSLFKTVLKGTPGRYAPWRICTHHANLNLATGCRSRAELDCALHDLEQRQETITPELEASLQFVLGQYDYANDYIDAAVIRYQKSLWYWRVTNNLERQGVLLFHLGLCYCRNADLHRAQRHRNWEEAWPYLQQAVEAFERAERPDLVAQFITQQAEVLQHLEGWDSLQHVAQQCLQVHQHYGSPVQLAQDYGFLAEVALVKRRWNDANHWARQALSRLESVSDQLQDYQGLHPYLLTQLYQLIVVKSYHQLRQSAEATQHLNRASQDLADAIAKSDYLYEPQRYLYLLESLRRLYFEQHRYLEAFQIKQEQGAVEQLYGFRAFIGAARLQPRRAVSNPTLSPVEQQEIVAQEIAASGRQQDVQRLIERLSRADCQLTVIHGPSGVGKSSIVSAGLVPALKHRALGDRLVLPVVLQVYTDWIKELDKGVRTALSGLTPSKSEPYTPSESLGEEDSDQAILNQLLALLRDNADRNILTVLIFDQFEEFFLGHASPQQTRLFYQFFQTCLDLSFVKVIISIREDFLHYLLDFEKLNLEAIDNNILDRKNRYPLGNFSRPDARAVIQSLTERAHFYLEPALIDALVQDLGRELGEVRPIELQVVGAQLQAENITTLAQYRQRGPVEKLAERFLEKALKDCGAENEQAAWLVLQLLTDENNNRPLKTRAELVIESDIDAQPLDLILEILEKSGLVFLLPEIPTHRYQLVHDYLVEFIRQNEQNSLRKELEELRQKDKESQNKIQQLIREKSLRSKLSAATKKHAAAVEKQQQAEGKLNQVLRRRLQEARIAGVTLATLAVIAVGLVFRAVFSETNARLIALNASAEALVASNRKFDALLKSLSAAKELKQALGVTQETRMRVISTLQQVVYGVKERNRLTRHNDWVSSVSFSPDGKLIASASRDKTIQLWSQQGEWLNEVGRHNQGVYAVRFSPQGEILASASEDNTIKLWSREGRLLRTLTGHGDRVHSISFSPDGQRLVSASEDNTIKLWRIDDGKLLKTLSGHNHWVLDVSFSANGQLIASASRDKTIKLWQSDGTLLETLTAHNQPVLDISFSPDGQYLVSASADKTVKLWRTDGRLLNTLSGHQDAVIAVTYSPDGQMIASGSDDNTIKLWRPDGTLIDTLQGHGKAILGLGFSPNGKILASASADNTIKLWQVKGGMLQPIPGHSQPISSVSFSANGQRIATASWDNTVKLWTRQGQLLKTIAAHQDSVNSVSFSDNGETLATGSDDKTIKLWNPDGTWQKTLSGHKDGVTSVNFSPDGQRLVSSSADKTVKLWQIDGKLEKTLSGHQGTVWGVSFSPDGSFIASASDDKTVKLWSRNGRLIKTLRGHTDSVNWVTFSPDGELIASASNDGTVNLWSREGKLVRPLKGHNGSVNWVTFSPDGNFIASGSDDKTVNLWSRQTGHLINSFVGHQDAVFGVSFSPDGNILASASQDTTVILWNLDLADLVERSCSWLEDYLQHHSESPTINDANPQDFRALCEGR; this is encoded by the coding sequence ATGATTGAAACCAAACAACCCGAAGACGTTACCAACTATAATCAGAGTTCATTGAACGCCCTCGATCGCGCGATCGCCTTTTCTCAGGGTGAGTTCTCCCTTGTCTTAGTGCGCTGTAATTACAAGCGTTTGCAGAAACGTATATTACACCAACTGCACGAACGCGCTCAAGGTCGATATCAAATACAGGAATTAGTTCTCCCCGAATCCGTCACCACCCTTTACACCACGATTCAGAATTATGTGGACAGGAATTATAGAGAAGCTGGGGAAGCTGGGGAAGCTGGGGAAGCTGGGGGAGCAGAGGGAGCTGGGGAAGCTGGGAGAGAAGAAATTAAAATTAGAGCTAATCCGAGCTTTATTGATCCCCCTCCCGCCTTAATTATCCTGGGATTAGAATCCGTGGAAGCGTTGGAGGATTTACTCACCTCCACCAACCAAGTGCGGGATGAATTTCGCAAACGCTTACCCTTCCCCCTAGTCTTATGGGTGAATGACGAAGTATTGCACAAACTCGTCCGTTCTGCCCCTGATTTTAGCAGTTGGGCGGCGACTCCAATTAAGTTTGAAATTGCTACCGATGAACTCCTCGATTTGCTGCAACAAAAAGCAGACTCTCTATTTAAAACTGTATTAAAAGGAACTCCGGGACGATATGCGCCGTGGCGTATCTGTACCCACCATGCCAATCTCAATTTAGCCACAGGATGTCGCTCCCGCGCCGAACTTGACTGCGCCCTCCATGACTTAGAACAGCGCCAAGAAACTATTACGCCGGAACTAGAAGCCAGTCTGCAATTTGTTTTAGGGCAATATGATTATGCCAATGATTATATCGATGCCGCCGTTATCCGTTATCAAAAAAGCCTTTGGTATTGGCGCGTCACCAATAACTTAGAACGTCAAGGCGTTCTCCTATTTCATTTAGGCTTATGTTATTGTCGGAATGCAGACTTGCATCGGGCGCAACGACATCGCAACTGGGAAGAAGCTTGGCCCTATCTCCAGCAAGCGGTTGAGGCATTTGAACGGGCGGAACGTCCGGATTTAGTGGCGCAGTTTATTACTCAACAGGCGGAAGTGTTGCAACATTTGGAAGGCTGGGACTCCCTGCAACACGTCGCCCAACAGTGCTTACAGGTACATCAACACTATGGTTCCCCCGTCCAACTGGCGCAAGATTACGGCTTTTTAGCCGAAGTCGCCCTCGTGAAACGGCGCTGGAATGATGCCAATCACTGGGCGCGGCAAGCCCTCTCCCGGTTAGAATCGGTCTCGGATCAACTTCAAGACTACCAAGGCTTACATCCCTATCTATTGACTCAACTCTATCAACTCATCGTTGTCAAATCCTATCATCAGTTGCGTCAATCGGCAGAAGCCACCCAGCACCTGAACCGGGCGAGTCAAGACTTAGCGGATGCCATTGCCAAAAGCGATTATCTCTACGAACCCCAACGTTACTTATATCTGCTGGAAAGCCTACGGCGGCTGTACTTCGAGCAACACCGTTATTTAGAAGCCTTTCAGATTAAACAAGAACAAGGGGCAGTCGAACAACTCTATGGATTTCGTGCCTTCATTGGTGCGGCTCGTCTCCAGCCTCGACGAGCCGTATCTAATCCTACCTTAAGCCCAGTCGAACAGCAAGAAATTGTGGCACAAGAAATTGCCGCATCCGGACGTCAACAGGATGTACAACGTTTAATTGAACGGTTAAGTCGAGCGGATTGTCAATTGACGGTGATTCATGGACCTTCTGGCGTCGGCAAGAGTTCCATCGTTTCCGCTGGCTTAGTTCCTGCCCTCAAGCATAGAGCATTAGGCGATCGCTTAGTGTTACCTGTGGTACTGCAAGTGTACACTGATTGGATTAAGGAACTGGATAAAGGCGTCAGAACCGCCCTGTCTGGGTTAACCCCGTCTAAATCTGAGCCGTATACCCCCTCAGAAAGCCTAGGTGAGGAAGATTCTGATCAAGCCATTCTCAACCAACTGCTGGCACTGTTACGAGATAACGCCGATCGCAATATCTTAACCGTGTTAATCTTTGACCAGTTTGAGGAATTTTTCCTGGGACATGCTTCTCCCCAGCAAACGCGCTTATTTTATCAGTTTTTCCAGACTTGTTTAGATCTCTCCTTTGTCAAAGTTATTATTTCCATTCGCGAAGACTTTTTACACTACTTATTAGACTTCGAGAAACTGAATCTAGAGGCAATTGACAATAATATATTAGATCGCAAAAATCGTTATCCACTAGGTAACTTTTCCCGTCCCGATGCCCGGGCGGTGATCCAAAGCCTCACCGAACGCGCCCATTTTTACCTAGAACCCGCATTAATTGATGCCTTAGTCCAAGATTTAGGTCGAGAACTGGGAGAAGTTCGTCCAATTGAATTGCAAGTGGTGGGGGCGCAGCTACAAGCTGAAAATATAACCACGCTGGCACAATATCGACAACGGGGACCCGTGGAAAAGCTGGCGGAACGTTTCCTGGAAAAAGCCCTAAAAGATTGTGGCGCAGAAAACGAACAGGCGGCTTGGCTAGTTTTGCAACTTCTCACCGATGAAAATAATAATCGTCCCTTAAAAACCCGTGCTGAATTAGTCATTGAATCGGATATTGACGCCCAGCCTCTGGATTTAATCTTAGAAATATTAGAGAAATCCGGTTTAGTCTTCCTGTTACCCGAAATTCCCACCCATCGCTATCAACTGGTTCACGATTACCTGGTAGAATTTATCCGCCAAAACGAACAAAACAGCCTGCGAAAAGAACTGGAAGAACTGCGGCAAAAAGATAAAGAGAGTCAAAATAAGATCCAACAACTGATTCGGGAAAAAAGCCTGCGGTCTAAATTATCAGCGGCGACGAAAAAACATGCGGCTGCGGTGGAAAAGCAACAGCAAGCCGAGGGGAAATTGAATCAAGTTCTACGACGCCGTTTGCAAGAAGCCCGAATTGCGGGCGTGACGTTAGCTACCCTGGCGGTGATTGCCGTCGGACTGGTATTTCGGGCAGTATTTAGTGAAACCAATGCCCGATTAATTGCCCTGAATGCTTCAGCCGAAGCCTTGGTTGCGTCCAACCGTAAATTTGACGCTTTACTGAAAAGTTTATCCGCTGCTAAAGAATTAAAACAAGCCCTAGGCGTGACGCAAGAAACCCGGATGCGGGTGATTTCTACATTGCAACAGGTGGTATATGGCGTGAAAGAACGCAACCGTTTAACTAGACATAATGATTGGGTGAGTAGCGTTAGCTTTAGTCCCGATGGGAAATTAATTGCATCGGCGTCTAGGGATAAAACAATTCAACTGTGGAGTCAGCAAGGGGAATGGTTGAACGAAGTAGGGAGACATAATCAGGGGGTGTATGCAGTTCGCTTCAGTCCTCAGGGCGAGATATTAGCCTCGGCGAGTGAGGATAATACGATTAAACTTTGGAGTCGCGAGGGTCGATTATTAAGAACCTTAACTGGACATGGCGATCGCGTCCACAGTATCAGCTTTAGTCCCGATGGTCAACGGCTTGTCTCTGCCAGTGAAGATAATACAATTAAACTCTGGCGTATCGATGACGGAAAGCTACTGAAAACCCTTTCCGGTCATAATCATTGGGTGTTAGATGTAAGTTTTTCTGCCAATGGTCAGTTGATTGCATCCGCCAGTCGTGATAAAACGATTAAACTTTGGCAATCGGATGGTACATTACTCGAAACCTTAACCGCCCACAATCAACCTGTACTCGACATCAGTTTTAGTCCCGATGGACAATATCTAGTCTCTGCTAGTGCAGATAAAACTGTCAAACTGTGGCGAACTGATGGCAGATTACTCAACACCCTATCCGGACATCAAGATGCTGTAATTGCCGTTACTTATAGTCCAGATGGTCAGATGATAGCGTCTGGAAGTGACGACAATACGATTAAACTCTGGCGTCCCGATGGTACATTAATTGACACATTACAGGGACATGGTAAAGCGATTCTGGGATTAGGATTCAGTCCCAATGGCAAAATCTTGGCATCTGCTAGTGCTGATAATACCATCAAACTCTGGCAAGTCAAGGGAGGAATGTTGCAACCGATTCCTGGACATAGCCAACCCATCAGCAGTGTCAGTTTTTCCGCCAATGGTCAGAGAATTGCTACCGCTAGCTGGGATAATACAGTGAAACTTTGGACTCGTCAGGGGCAATTGTTAAAAACAATTGCCGCACATCAAGATTCGGTTAATAGTGTTAGTTTTTCAGACAACGGTGAAACCCTAGCCACAGGCAGTGACGATAAGACAATTAAACTCTGGAATCCAGATGGAACCTGGCAGAAAACCCTGTCCGGACATAAGGATGGAGTAACCAGTGTTAATTTTAGTCCCGATGGTCAGCGACTCGTATCTAGTAGCGCGGATAAAACAGTAAAACTATGGCAAATTGATGGCAAATTGGAGAAAACCTTAAGCGGTCATCAGGGAACAGTGTGGGGCGTAAGTTTTAGTCCTGATGGGTCTTTTATTGCTTCAGCCTCTGACGATAAAACGGTGAAACTTTGGAGTCGTAACGGCAGGTTGATCAAAACATTGAGGGGGCATACAGATTCCGTGAATTGGGTAACCTTTAGTCCCGATGGCGAGTTGATTGCTTCAGCGAGTAATGATGGAACGGTGAATCTGTGGAGTCGAGAGGGCAAATTAGTGCGTCCATTGAAGGGACATAATGGTTCAGTTAATTGGGTAACTTTTAGTCCCGATGGCAACTTTATTGCATCAGGGAGTGATGACAAAACCGTTAATCTTTGGAGTCGGCAAACCGGTCATTTAATTAACTCCTTTGTCGGTCATCAGGATGCTGTGTTTGGCGTCAGTTTCAGTCCTGATGGTAATATTTTGGCATCAGCGTCTCAAGACACGACGGTTATTTTGTGGAATTTGGATTTAGCGGATTTAGTCGAACGCAGTTGTTCTTGGTTGGAGGATTATTTACAACATCATTCAGAATCGCCAACGATTAATGATGCCAATCCCCAGGATTTTCGGGCATTGTGTGAGGGGAGATAA
- a CDS encoding DUF1830 domain-containing protein: MMTQLLYSRLNDSRNLMLCYYINGTGKTLIARIANIPNWKFERIIFPQERLFFEAPPQAQLELHRNGETAMTLIDSIPCSYLKVREEKSQVQETLWHQIA; this comes from the coding sequence ATGATGACTCAACTCTTATACTCTCGGCTCAATGACAGTCGGAATCTCATGCTTTGTTACTATATCAATGGAACGGGCAAAACCTTAATTGCTCGGATTGCTAATATTCCAAATTGGAAATTTGAACGAATTATATTTCCCCAGGAACGTTTATTTTTTGAAGCCCCTCCCCAAGCTCAACTCGAACTTCATCGCAATGGGGAAACCGCAATGACGTTAATCGATAGTATTCCCTGTAGTTATCTAAAAGTCCGAGAAGAGAAGAGTCAAGTTCAGGAAACGTTATGGCATCAAATTGCTTGA
- a CDS encoding DUF3616 domain-containing protein gives MSNPFLLSRVLLQFNSSDEDLINELSAATFTPDGSLWLGSDEGINVERLSLIEPCVFGNHQSYCLANFIELFNQDDEIDIEGIDYADNYLWITGSHSTKRGKPKGKNVEKDIQRLATIKTDVNRYLLARIPIVNGELLKVSSLPDNPEEKLTAACLQKTEASNILMDALIDDSHLGPFVTHPLPSKDNGLDIEGLAVRGDRVFLGCRGPVLRGWAVILEIKVAEKAPGVLTLENIGDNGKRYLKHFIDLNGLGVRELCWQGDDLLILAGPTMDLEGAIRVFSLKSILDRSADSITAQASGELERLFDLPFIPGCDRAEGLALFPCLGESDALLMVYDSPNPIRQIEPSAIYGDVFSGKIFS, from the coding sequence ATGTCTAATCCCTTTTTACTCAGCCGCGTCCTTTTACAGTTTAATTCGTCAGACGAAGACCTGATTAACGAACTCTCAGCCGCCACATTTACACCGGATGGTAGTTTGTGGCTGGGTTCTGATGAAGGGATAAATGTGGAACGCCTCTCGCTGATCGAACCTTGTGTTTTTGGCAATCACCAATCCTATTGTCTAGCCAATTTCATCGAATTGTTTAATCAAGATGATGAAATTGATATTGAAGGAATTGATTATGCCGACAATTATCTTTGGATCACGGGTTCCCACAGCACCAAACGCGGCAAACCCAAGGGGAAAAACGTAGAAAAAGATATCCAACGCCTTGCCACGATTAAAACCGATGTGAATCGATATTTACTTGCTCGTATTCCTATCGTGAATGGCGAATTATTAAAGGTATCTTCTCTCCCGGATAATCCAGAGGAAAAATTGACCGCCGCCTGTCTGCAAAAGACAGAGGCGAGTAATATTCTCATGGATGCCTTAATCGATGATAGTCACTTAGGTCCCTTTGTTACCCATCCCTTACCCAGTAAGGATAATGGCTTAGATATCGAAGGATTGGCGGTGCGAGGCGATCGCGTATTTTTAGGTTGTCGGGGTCCGGTTCTCCGGGGTTGGGCAGTTATCCTAGAAATCAAAGTGGCGGAAAAGGCACCGGGCGTTTTAACCCTAGAGAACATTGGGGACAACGGGAAACGCTATCTCAAGCACTTTATCGATCTCAATGGTTTAGGAGTGCGGGAACTCTGTTGGCAAGGAGACGATTTGCTGATTCTGGCTGGACCAACAATGGATTTAGAAGGGGCTATCCGTGTATTCAGCCTCAAATCTATTTTAGACCGTTCAGCCGATAGTATAACGGCGCAAGCCTCCGGAGAGTTAGAACGCCTGTTTGACTTACCCTTTATTCCCGGATGCGATCGCGCCGAAGGTTTAGCCTTGTTTCCCTGCTTAGGAGAATCGGATGCGCTATTAATGGTTTATGATTCCCCTAATCCTATTCGCCAAATTGAACCAAGTGCGATTTACGGAGACGTTTTTAGTGGAAAAATTTTCAGTTAA
- a CDS encoding response regulator transcription factor encodes MKILLVEDDIALAEALTEALVDQNYDVDVVNDGEAGWRQITSLYYDLILLDVMLPKLDGISLCRRLRSNSYHGSILMITALDTSTDKVNSLDAGADDYVVKPVDLPELLARIRALLRRGGCSVPPVLEWERLQLDPSCHEVIYNQQPVHLTPKEYSCLELFLRNSQRIINREFIIEHLWSAEATPFEDTVKAHIKSLRHKLKAVGAPDDLIETVHSVGYRLKPFS; translated from the coding sequence ATGAAAATCTTGTTGGTGGAAGACGATATCGCGCTCGCGGAAGCGCTCACAGAGGCGCTTGTCGATCAAAATTATGATGTTGATGTTGTCAATGATGGGGAAGCCGGCTGGCGACAAATTACAAGCCTCTATTATGACTTAATTTTGCTAGATGTCATGCTCCCTAAGTTAGATGGTATCAGTTTGTGTCGGCGTCTGCGTTCTAACAGTTATCACGGCTCAATCCTGATGATCACAGCCCTTGACACCAGCACGGATAAGGTGAACAGTTTAGATGCAGGCGCTGATGACTACGTAGTCAAACCCGTTGATTTGCCAGAACTGTTAGCTCGCATTCGAGCGCTGTTGCGACGGGGAGGATGTTCAGTACCGCCAGTGCTAGAGTGGGAGCGATTACAGCTTGATCCAAGTTGTCATGAAGTAATCTATAATCAACAGCCTGTACATTTAACCCCGAAGGAGTATTCCTGCCTAGAGTTGTTTTTGCGAAATAGTCAGCGCATCATTAACCGTGAGTTTATCATTGAGCATTTGTGGTCTGCCGAAGCCACCCCCTTTGAAGATACCGTTAAAGCTCACATTAAGAGCTTGCGTCACAAACTCAAAGCCGTGGGAGCGCCCGATGATTTGATTGAGACGGTTCACAGCGTTGGTTATCGGTTGAAACCCTTTTCTTAA
- a CDS encoding PAS domain-containing sensor histidine kinase, producing the protein MTHSIQPKNLLAGLGLALLILSSPIAVYVWRLMGFAPPVVPAHPLLLITITNGFSILLLIGIYYRFWVRLRQLEQDNDNSRFLSPEIRDRQQAELQEQNFLSVILDTANALITVLDKQGRIIRFNHTCERLTGYSFDEVKGKYIWDLFLIPEDIESVKTIIKELQAYHFPNEHKNYWITRDGTRRLISWYSTVLLDDNHSVKYFIGIGIDITERQQAEQMRRQLERQQELSQLQLRFFSLVSHEFRTPLSTILASVQLLQLCSDQFSPDKKIRNLQRIEAATQRLRQMLDNILIINRAETGQLEFQPRRVNLEQFCQGILAEILRNPDNPYDLKLVRQADCSRACLDEQLLRSILINLLTNSIKYSPPGSTIILRQTCTIAEVIFQVCDQGIGILDDDIIHIFESFYRGKNIDSIPGSGLGLTVAKTCVIVQGGNISVTSEPGVGTTFTVTIPCEVISQV; encoded by the coding sequence ATGACACATTCTATCCAACCCAAAAATCTGCTTGCTGGTTTGGGTTTAGCATTACTGATTCTCAGTAGTCCGATCGCTGTTTATGTATGGCGGTTAATGGGATTTGCTCCCCCGGTGGTTCCGGCGCATCCTCTATTGTTAATCACCATCACTAACGGTTTCAGCATACTGCTACTAATTGGCATCTACTATCGCTTCTGGGTGCGACTTAGGCAACTGGAACAAGACAATGACAACAGCAGATTTTTGTCTCCAGAGATTCGCGATCGCCAACAAGCTGAGTTGCAAGAACAGAATTTTCTTTCAGTCATTCTTGATACCGCTAATGCCTTAATTACCGTTCTGGATAAACAGGGACGAATTATCAGATTTAATCATACCTGTGAACGACTAACCGGCTACTCCTTTGACGAAGTAAAGGGAAAGTATATTTGGGATTTGTTTTTAATTCCTGAAGACATTGAATCAGTAAAAACCATTATTAAAGAACTCCAAGCCTATCACTTTCCCAACGAGCATAAAAATTACTGGATTACACGAGATGGCACTCGTCGCCTAATTTCCTGGTATAGTACAGTCCTGCTGGATGACAATCATTCCGTCAAGTATTTCATCGGTATTGGTATTGATATCACCGAACGCCAGCAAGCCGAACAAATGCGTCGCCAACTCGAACGCCAGCAAGAACTGAGCCAACTCCAGCTACGCTTTTTTTCATTAGTGTCCCATGAATTTCGCACCCCCTTGAGTACGATTCTAGCCTCCGTTCAACTCTTACAACTTTGCTCGGATCAATTTTCTCCAGATAAAAAAATCAGAAATCTGCAACGGATCGAAGCCGCAACTCAACGCCTGCGGCAAATGTTAGATAATATCCTTATCATAAATCGTGCTGAAACGGGACAATTGGAGTTCCAGCCAAGGCGAGTGAATCTTGAACAGTTTTGTCAAGGAATTTTAGCGGAGATACTGCGTAATCCTGACAATCCGTATGATTTAAAGTTGGTTAGGCAGGCAGACTGTAGCCGTGCCTGTTTGGATGAACAGCTATTGCGTTCTATTTTGATCAATTTACTAACGAATTCGATTAAATATTCTCCGCCAGGTAGCACTATTATTTTACGGCAAACTTGTACAATAGCTGAGGTAATTTTTCAAGTTTGCGATCAGGGAATTGGTATTCTGGATGATGATATTATTCATATATTTGAATCATTTTACCGTGGGAAAAATATTGATAGTATTCCGGGTTCAGGATTAGGGTTAACGGTTGCTAAAACTTGTGTTATCGTACAGGGTGGCAATATTAGCGTGACCAGTGAACCGGGAGTTGGCACAACGTTTACGGTAACAATTCCTTGCGAAGTCATAAGTCAAGTGTAG